In Pseudomonas sp. Leaf58, one DNA window encodes the following:
- a CDS encoding RNA polymerase factor sigma-70 — protein sequence MAEQLSTSKCDSPLLQAFVDNRSILVKIAARITGCRSRAEDVVQDAFFRLSAAPQITSSFKAQLSYLFQIVRNLAIDHYRKQAMELKYSGSEEEGLNVVIQNASPEATHINLAALDDIAQALNELPQRTRYAFEMYRLHGVPQKDIAKELGVSPTLVNFMIRDALVHCRKTANRQA from the coding sequence ATGGCGGAACAACTATCCACAAGTAAGTGCGATTCACCATTACTGCAGGCCTTCGTCGACAACCGCAGCATCCTGGTCAAGATCGCCGCCCGCATCACCGGCTGCCGCTCGCGCGCCGAAGATGTGGTGCAGGACGCCTTTTTCCGGCTCAGTGCCGCCCCGCAGATTACCTCGTCGTTCAAGGCGCAGCTAAGCTACCTGTTCCAGATCGTGCGCAATCTGGCCATCGACCATTACCGCAAGCAGGCGATGGAACTGAAGTACTCCGGCAGCGAGGAAGAAGGCCTGAATGTGGTCATTCAGAATGCCTCGCCCGAAGCCACCCACATCAACCTTGCCGCGCTGGATGACATTGCCCAAGCCTTGAACGAACTGCCGCAGCGTACCCGCTATGCCTTCGAGATGTACCGCCTGCATGGCGTGCCGCAGAAGGACATCGCCAAGGAGCTGGGGGTATCGCCGACGCTGGTCAACTTCATGATCCGCGATGCGCTGGTACATTGCCGCAAGACCGCCAATCGGCAGGCTTGA
- a CDS encoding GNAT family N-acetyltransferase yields MPFDAASQPQSPPRWRSLSAEAGDRRLSLALEGRPLIQLRLEAGATLHVHLERLCPERPYQALWAACYWLLSRDTACQRLAWHLPDVLPQALASGLLLVGERAGEYLCERALFWQLPQPWLGDSIAALYPQHMQISNGKRHPRRAPKPRGEVYRRFDARLGSWVSLRTLEIEQDLERFNRWQNNPRVEAFWQEGGTLAQHREYLGKLAADPHTLTLIGCFDDEPFAYFEAYWAKEDRIAPFYPADDYDRGIHMLVGEECHRGPHKVASWLSALVHYLFLDDPRTQRVVAEPRADNGKMIGYMHDQCFHCDKEFDFPHKRAALMMLGRERFFDRCKLA; encoded by the coding sequence ATGCCGTTCGATGCCGCTTCGCAGCCCCAGTCACCGCCACGCTGGCGCAGCCTCAGTGCCGAGGCGGGCGACCGCCGGCTTAGCCTGGCGCTTGAAGGCCGCCCGCTGATCCAGTTGCGCCTGGAGGCGGGTGCCACCTTGCATGTTCACCTTGAGCGCCTGTGCCCCGAGCGCCCCTATCAAGCTTTGTGGGCGGCCTGCTATTGGCTGTTGTCGCGCGACACGGCCTGCCAGCGCCTGGCCTGGCACTTGCCCGACGTGCTGCCGCAGGCATTGGCCAGTGGCCTGCTTCTGGTTGGCGAACGAGCGGGTGAGTACTTGTGCGAGCGGGCGCTGTTCTGGCAACTGCCGCAGCCGTGGCTGGGCGATTCGATTGCCGCGCTGTACCCGCAGCACATGCAGATCAGCAACGGCAAGCGCCACCCACGGCGCGCGCCCAAGCCTCGGGGTGAGGTGTACCGGCGCTTCGATGCACGCCTGGGCAGCTGGGTGTCGTTGCGCACCCTGGAAATCGAGCAGGACCTGGAACGTTTCAACCGCTGGCAGAACAACCCGCGGGTGGAAGCGTTCTGGCAGGAGGGGGGCACGCTTGCGCAGCACCGTGAGTACCTGGGCAAGCTTGCGGCCGACCCGCATACCCTGACGCTGATCGGTTGCTTTGATGATGAGCCGTTTGCCTACTTCGAGGCGTACTGGGCCAAGGAAGACCGCATTGCGCCGTTCTACCCAGCCGATGATTACGACCGTGGCATCCACATGCTGGTGGGAGAGGAATGCCATCGCGGCCCGCACAAGGTGGCCAGCTGGCTGTCGGCGCTGGTGCACTACCTGTTCCTCGACGATCCGCGTACCCAGCGGGTGGTGGCCGAGCCGCGTGCAGACAACGGCAAGATGATCGGCTACATGCACGACCAGTGCTTCCATTGCGACAAGGAGTTCGATTTCCCGCACAAGCGTGCGGCGTTGATGATGCTGGGGCGGGAGCGGTTTTTCGATCGCTGCAAGCTCGCCTAG
- a CDS encoding ABC transporter substrate-binding protein, with product MTPVPGLKALSTLMLLAVFWLAAPAWAADAVEVKIGAAHFPPYTVRPEQGADSGLLPQLVDALNRAQQHYRFVLVPTSIQRRFGDFQQGRTDMAIFENPQWGWQQIAHQAVDMGLEDAEVFVARQANSRDPHYFDDLNGKRLALFNGYHYAFAGFNPDPDYLRKAYNATLTYSHDSNLLMVQAGRADIALVTRSYLSDFLARNPASREQLVPSQRIDQVYHHYALLRPGGPIGEQSFAALMRALRDSGELTRIFEPYRITVAAPRN from the coding sequence TTGACTCCAGTGCCCGGCCTCAAGGCCTTGTCCACCCTGATGCTGCTGGCCGTGTTCTGGCTGGCGGCGCCGGCATGGGCTGCAGATGCGGTCGAAGTAAAGATTGGCGCGGCACATTTCCCGCCTTACACGGTACGCCCTGAGCAAGGTGCCGACAGCGGCCTGCTGCCGCAGCTGGTCGACGCACTGAACCGCGCGCAGCAGCACTACCGCTTCGTCTTGGTGCCCACCTCTATCCAGCGGCGTTTTGGTGACTTCCAGCAAGGCCGCACCGACATGGCCATTTTCGAGAACCCGCAATGGGGCTGGCAGCAGATTGCCCACCAGGCGGTGGACATGGGCCTGGAAGATGCCGAAGTGTTCGTCGCTCGCCAGGCCAATAGCCGCGACCCCCACTACTTCGACGACTTAAACGGCAAGCGCTTGGCGCTGTTCAACGGTTATCACTATGCGTTCGCCGGGTTCAATCCCGACCCGGACTACCTGCGCAAGGCCTACAACGCGACCCTGACCTATTCCCACGACAGCAACCTGCTGATGGTGCAGGCCGGCCGTGCCGACATCGCCTTGGTCACGCGTTCCTACCTCAGCGATTTCCTGGCACGCAACCCGGCTAGCCGGGAGCAACTGGTGCCCTCGCAACGCATTGACCAGGTCTACCACCACTACGCTTTGCTGCGCCCGGGTGGGCCCATCGGCGAGCAGTCGTTCGCGGCGCTGATGCGTGCCCTGCGCGACAGCGGTGAGCTGACGCGCATTTTCGAGCCCTACCGCATCACGGTGGCCGCACCGCGAAACTAA
- a CDS encoding exonuclease domain-containing protein: MGHWLVIDLEATTDDGGWPVTEMEVIEIGASLVTRDGREVDHFQCFVKPRRRPQLTPFCRQLTHISQADVDSAAPFREVWASFERWLGQHGEQLQAWVSWGDYDRQQLHQEWQQHGLHSLLRTLPHINLKQRFAKARHLQRPTGLNGALNLAGMHFCGQQHRALEDARNTARLLPLSLPAGAI, from the coding sequence ATGGGCCATTGGTTGGTGATCGACCTGGAAGCCACCACCGACGATGGTGGGTGGCCGGTCACAGAAATGGAAGTCATTGAAATTGGCGCAAGCCTGGTAACCCGCGATGGCCGCGAGGTCGACCACTTCCAGTGTTTCGTCAAGCCCCGGCGGCGACCACAGCTGACGCCGTTCTGCCGCCAGTTGACGCACATCAGCCAGGCCGACGTAGACAGTGCCGCGCCCTTTCGCGAGGTGTGGGCAAGCTTCGAGCGCTGGCTTGGGCAACACGGTGAGCAGTTGCAGGCCTGGGTTAGCTGGGGCGACTACGACCGCCAGCAACTGCACCAGGAATGGCAGCAACATGGGTTGCACAGCCTGCTGCGAACCCTGCCGCACATCAACCTCAAGCAACGCTTTGCCAAAGCCCGCCACCTACAGCGCCCAACCGGCCTGAACGGCGCCCTGAATTTGGCCGGTATGCACTTTTGCGGGCAGCAGCACCGGGCCCTGGAAGATGCGCGCAACACCGCGCGGCTACTGCCGTTGAGCCTGCCTGCCGGGGCTATCTGA
- a CDS encoding pyrimidine/purine nucleoside phosphorylase — MFQVNEYFNGTVKSIAFAGEEGPATVGVMAPGEYEFGTAKREIMHVVSGALTVKLPGSDNWETFKAGDMFNVPADSKFQLQVKVDTAYLCEYRD, encoded by the coding sequence ATGTTCCAGGTCAACGAGTACTTCAACGGCACCGTCAAGTCGATCGCATTCGCGGGTGAAGAAGGCCCGGCCACTGTCGGTGTGATGGCCCCGGGCGAATACGAATTCGGTACTGCCAAGCGTGAAATCATGCATGTGGTTTCGGGTGCGCTGACCGTGAAACTGCCGGGTAGCGACAATTGGGAAACCTTCAAGGCGGGCGACATGTTCAACGTGCCGGCTGACAGCAAGTTCCAGCTGCAGGTGAAGGTGGATACCGCTTACCTGTGCGAGTACCGCGACTAA
- a CDS encoding alpha/beta family hydrolase, with protein MINGQSAGIDGDQWAKVGNVPGLRCDPPHLEGKNGYKGCLILAHGAGAPMDSGFMDEMAQRLAALGVAVVRFEFPYMAERRVSGGKRPPNPQKVLLECWREVYRQVRPLVAGKLAVGGKSMGGRMASLLADELGADALVCLGYPFYAVGKPEKPRVEHLAELKTPTLIVQGERDALGNREAVAGYALSPAIEVSWLVAGDHDLKPLKASGFSHAQHMQAAAEQVAAFLSQ; from the coding sequence ATGATTAATGGGCAAAGTGCCGGTATTGACGGGGATCAATGGGCGAAGGTCGGAAATGTCCCAGGCTTGCGCTGCGATCCTCCGCACTTGGAGGGCAAGAACGGCTACAAGGGGTGCCTGATCCTGGCCCATGGTGCGGGTGCGCCGATGGACAGTGGGTTCATGGACGAAATGGCGCAAAGGCTTGCGGCGCTTGGGGTAGCGGTGGTGCGCTTCGAGTTCCCGTACATGGCCGAACGCAGGGTGAGTGGTGGCAAGCGGCCGCCGAACCCGCAGAAGGTGTTGCTGGAATGCTGGCGCGAGGTGTACCGGCAGGTGCGACCTTTGGTCGCGGGCAAGCTGGCGGTGGGCGGCAAGTCCATGGGCGGGCGCATGGCCAGCTTGTTGGCCGACGAGCTGGGCGCGGATGCACTGGTGTGCCTGGGTTATCCGTTCTATGCGGTGGGCAAGCCGGAAAAGCCACGGGTCGAGCACCTGGCTGAATTGAAGACGCCGACGTTGATCGTGCAGGGTGAGCGCGATGCGCTGGGCAACCGCGAAGCGGTGGCCGGGTATGCGTTGTCGCCGGCGATCGAGGTGAGCTGGCTAGTAGCGGGGGACCATGACCTGAAGCCGTTGAAGGCCTCAGGGTTCAGCCATGCGCAGCATATGCAGGCGGCGGCTGAGCAGGTTGCAGCATTCCTCTCGCAATAG
- the ccoN gene encoding cytochrome-c oxidase, cbb3-type subunit I, protein MNTTSSTAYNYKVVRQFAIMTVVWGIVGMGLGVFIAAQLAWPSLNFDLPWTSFGRLRPLHTNAVIFAFGGCALFATSYYSVQRTCQTTLFAPGLAAFTFWGWQLVILLAAISLPLGYTSSKEYAELEWPIDILITIVWVSYAIVFFGTLMKRNTKHIYVGNWFFGGFILTVAMLHIVNNLELPVSLTKSYSVYAGATDAMVQWWYGHNAVGFFLTAGFLGMMYYYVPKQAERPVYSYRLSIVHFWALITLYIWAGPHHLHYTALPDWAQSLGMVMSLILLAPSWGGMINGMMTLSGAWHKLRSDPILRFLVVSLAFYGMSTFEGPMMAIKTVNALSHYTDWTIGHVHAGALGWVAMISIGALYHTIPKVFGKERMHSIGLINAHFWLATIGTVLYIASMWVNGIAQGLMWRAVNSDGTLTYSFVETLVASHPGFIVRFVGGAIFLSGMFLMAWNTWRTVRSTALDVAPANAQLA, encoded by the coding sequence ATGAACACAACCAGCAGTACCGCCTATAACTACAAGGTGGTCCGCCAATTCGCCATCATGACGGTGGTGTGGGGAATCGTCGGGATGGGGCTCGGCGTCTTCATCGCCGCCCAGCTCGCCTGGCCTTCCCTCAACTTCGACCTCCCCTGGACCAGCTTCGGCCGCCTGCGCCCCCTGCATACCAATGCGGTGATCTTCGCCTTCGGCGGCTGTGCGCTGTTCGCCACCTCCTATTATTCGGTGCAACGCACCTGCCAAACCACCCTGTTCGCACCGGGCCTGGCCGCGTTCACCTTCTGGGGCTGGCAACTGGTGATCCTGCTGGCAGCTATCAGCCTGCCGCTGGGCTACACCAGCTCCAAGGAATACGCCGAACTGGAATGGCCGATCGATATCCTGATCACCATTGTCTGGGTGAGCTACGCCATCGTGTTCTTCGGCACGCTGATGAAACGCAACACCAAGCACATCTACGTGGGTAACTGGTTTTTCGGCGGTTTCATCCTCACCGTGGCGATGCTGCACATCGTCAACAACCTGGAGCTGCCAGTCAGCCTGACCAAGTCATACTCGGTTTACGCTGGCGCCACCGATGCCATGGTGCAGTGGTGGTACGGTCACAACGCGGTGGGCTTCTTCCTGACCGCAGGCTTCCTGGGGATGATGTACTACTACGTGCCCAAGCAGGCCGAACGCCCGGTGTATTCCTATCGCCTGTCGATCGTGCACTTCTGGGCACTGATTACCCTGTACATCTGGGCTGGCCCGCATCACCTGCACTACACCGCCCTGCCTGACTGGGCGCAGTCGCTGGGCATGGTGATGTCGCTGATCCTGCTGGCACCCAGCTGGGGCGGCATGATCAACGGCATGATGACCCTGTCCGGCGCCTGGCACAAACTGCGCAGCGACCCGATTTTGCGCTTCCTGGTGGTTTCGCTGGCGTTCTACGGCATGTCCACCTTCGAAGGCCCGATGATGGCCATCAAGACCGTCAACGCCCTGTCCCACTACACCGACTGGACCATCGGCCACGTGCACGCTGGTGCCCTTGGTTGGGTAGCGATGATCTCGATCGGTGCGCTGTACCACACCATCCCGAAAGTATTCGGCAAAGAGCGCATGCACAGCATTGGCCTGATCAACGCGCACTTCTGGCTGGCCACCATCGGCACCGTGCTGTACATCGCCTCGATGTGGGTCAACGGTATCGCCCAAGGCCTGATGTGGCGCGCGGTCAACAGCGACGGCACGCTCACCTACTCGTTCGTGGAAACCCTGGTGGCCAGCCACCCAGGCTTCATCGTGCGCTTCGTTGGCGGGGCGATCTTCCTCAGCGGCATGTTCCTGATGGCCTGGAACACCTGGCGCACCGTCCGTTCGACGGCGCTCGATGTGGCCCCTGCGAACGCCCAGCTGGCTTGA
- the ccoO gene encoding cytochrome-c oxidase, cbb3-type subunit II: MKHEVIEKNVGLLALLMVFAVSIGGLTQIVPLFFQDVTNKPVEGMKPYTALQLEGRDIYIREGCVGCHSQMIRPFRAETERYGHYSVAGESVWDHPFLWGSKRTGPDLARVGGRYSDDWHRAHLYNPRNVVPESKMPSYPWLVAQQVDNSHTDTKMRTLRTLGVPYTDDDIAGARDAVKGKTEMDALVAYLQVLGTAIKNKR, encoded by the coding sequence ATGAAACATGAAGTCATCGAGAAAAACGTCGGCCTGCTGGCCCTGCTGATGGTGTTCGCCGTCAGTATCGGCGGCCTGACCCAGATCGTCCCGCTGTTCTTCCAGGACGTCACCAACAAGCCGGTAGAAGGCATGAAGCCCTACACCGCACTGCAACTGGAAGGCCGTGATATCTACATCCGCGAAGGCTGCGTGGGCTGCCACTCGCAGATGATCCGCCCGTTCCGCGCCGAAACCGAGCGCTACGGCCACTACTCGGTGGCCGGTGAAAGCGTGTGGGACCACCCGTTCCTGTGGGGTTCCAAACGCACCGGGCCGGACTTGGCCCGGGTCGGTGGCCGCTACTCGGACGACTGGCACCGTGCGCACCTGTATAACCCGCGCAACGTGGTGCCGGAATCGAAGATGCCGTCGTACCCGTGGCTGGTCGCCCAGCAGGTCGACAACAGCCACACCGACACCAAGATGCGCACCCTGCGCACCCTGGGCGTACCGTATACCGACGACGATATCGCCGGTGCCCGTGACGCGGTCAAGGGCAAGACCGAGATGGACGCGCTGGTCGCCTACCTGCAGGTGCTCGGCACCGCGATCAAGAACAAGAGGTGA
- a CDS encoding cbb3-type cytochrome c oxidase subunit 3: MEMDIGMIRGLGTLVVMIAFIGLTLWVFNRRRDRDFAEARLLPFVDDRLPPAGQEPAAMTAVVRSNGQ, encoded by the coding sequence ATGGAAATGGACATCGGCATGATCCGCGGCCTGGGCACCCTGGTGGTGATGATCGCCTTCATCGGCCTCACCCTGTGGGTATTCAACCGCCGCCGCGACCGTGATTTCGCCGAAGCGCGCCTGCTGCCCTTCGTCGACGACCGCCTGCCCCCTGCCGGGCAGGAACCTGCTGCCATGACTGCAGTTGTAAGGAGTAACGGGCAATGA
- the ccoP gene encoding cytochrome-c oxidase, cbb3-type subunit III, protein MTTFWSTYICVLTIGSLIGLTWLLLATRKGQSNNTTDQTMGHSFDGIEEYDNPLPKWWFWLFVGTLVFSVGYLILYPGLGNWKGILPGYENGWTGANEWQKEMDKADAKFGPIFAKYAAMPVEEVAKDPQALKMGSRLFASNCSVCHGSDAKGAFGFPNLTDNDWRWGGEADTIKATIMNGRHGVMPAWAEVIGEQGVADVAAFVLTNLDGRSLPEGSKADVAKGKEIFAGNCVACHGPEGKGTPAMGAPNLTHPQAFIYGSSFAQLQQTIRYGRQGQMPAQAEIQGNDKVHLLAAYVYSLSQEGAAETVTAK, encoded by the coding sequence ATGACTACCTTCTGGAGTACGTACATCTGCGTACTGACTATCGGCAGCCTGATTGGCCTGACCTGGCTGCTGCTCGCCACCCGCAAGGGCCAGAGCAACAACACCACCGACCAGACCATGGGCCACAGCTTCGATGGCATCGAGGAGTACGACAACCCGCTGCCCAAGTGGTGGTTCTGGTTGTTCGTCGGCACCTTGGTGTTCTCGGTTGGTTACCTGATCCTCTACCCGGGCCTGGGCAACTGGAAAGGCATTCTGCCTGGCTATGAAAATGGCTGGACCGGTGCCAATGAATGGCAGAAGGAGATGGACAAGGCTGACGCAAAATTCGGCCCGATCTTCGCCAAGTACGCCGCCATGCCCGTGGAAGAAGTGGCCAAGGATCCGCAGGCGCTGAAAATGGGCAGCCGCCTGTTTGCTTCCAACTGCTCGGTGTGCCACGGCTCGGACGCCAAAGGTGCCTTCGGCTTCCCCAACCTCACCGACAACGACTGGCGCTGGGGGGGCGAAGCGGACACCATCAAGGCTACGATCATGAACGGCCGCCACGGCGTGATGCCAGCTTGGGCTGAGGTGATCGGCGAGCAGGGTGTGGCCGATGTGGCCGCGTTCGTGCTGACCAACCTTGACGGCCGCAGCCTGCCGGAAGGGAGCAAGGCCGACGTTGCCAAGGGCAAGGAAATTTTCGCCGGCAACTGCGTGGCCTGCCACGGGCCTGAAGGCAAAGGTACGCCAGCCATGGGCGCGCCAAACCTGACCCACCCGCAGGCGTTCATCTACGGTTCGAGCTTTGCCCAGCTGCAGCAGACCATTCGCTATGGCCGCCAAGGGCAGATGCCGGCGCAGGCCGAAATCCAGGGCAACGACAAGGTGCACCTGCTGGCGGCTTATGTGTATAGCCTGTCGCAGGAGGGTGCAGCTGAAACTGTGACGGCCAAGTGA